A genome region from Allomeiothermus silvanus DSM 9946 includes the following:
- a CDS encoding RNA-guided endonuclease InsQ/TnpB family protein has translation MSLLSVKCKLIPDASTAEKLSRTVNQFANACNYALQVARRDNIWNKFALQRAVYADLRAEYGLSANLAIRAIARVGKRKGHKAGGFKATSVDYDQRILSVNVDTETVSLSTVDGRVKVPMRIAGYQRHLLRTAKSIQGGQLVRGRDSSWYIHLWCEYDDPPVLDPQGMLGVDLGIVNIATDSDGETYSGKHLNSVRHRHRRLRKKLQKKGTKGAKRRLKKLSGKETRFSNHVNHTLSKRIVAKAQRTERALALEDLQGIRERVRLRRPQRATLHSWAFFDLGQKLRYKAERAGVPLVFVDPRNTSRQCPACGHAERANRPTQALFRCVACGYSGAADYVAAVNIAVRGWAAVNRPYLGEASRVSLHGSVPGSPRL, from the coding sequence ATGTCCCTCCTGTCCGTGAAATGCAAGCTGATACCCGACGCGAGTACAGCCGAAAAGCTCTCTCGCACGGTGAACCAGTTCGCCAACGCCTGTAACTACGCTTTGCAGGTAGCGCGACGGGATAACATCTGGAACAAGTTCGCCCTGCAAAGGGCGGTGTACGCCGACCTCCGCGCCGAGTACGGCCTCAGCGCCAACCTTGCTATTCGCGCCATCGCCCGCGTGGGCAAGCGCAAGGGCCACAAAGCCGGGGGCTTCAAGGCCACCTCGGTGGACTACGACCAGCGCATCTTGTCGGTCAACGTGGACACCGAGACCGTCAGCCTCTCCACCGTGGACGGGCGGGTGAAAGTGCCCATGCGCATCGCCGGGTACCAGCGCCACCTCCTGCGCACCGCCAAAAGCATCCAGGGCGGGCAGTTGGTCAGAGGGCGGGACTCCTCCTGGTACATCCACCTGTGGTGCGAGTACGATGACCCGCCTGTCCTTGACCCCCAAGGGATGTTGGGGGTTGACCTGGGCATCGTCAACATCGCCACCGACTCGGATGGCGAGACCTACTCGGGCAAGCACCTCAACTCGGTCAGACACCGCCACCGCAGGCTCAGGAAGAAGCTGCAAAAGAAAGGTACTAAGGGGGCCAAGCGCCGCCTGAAGAAACTGTCTGGCAAAGAAACCCGCTTCTCCAACCACGTCAACCACACGCTCAGCAAACGCATCGTAGCCAAGGCCCAACGCACCGAGCGCGCGCTCGCCCTGGAAGACCTCCAGGGCATCCGCGAGCGGGTACGGCTTCGGCGGCCCCAGAGAGCTACGCTGCATAGCTGGGCGTTTTTCGACCTGGGCCAGAAGCTCCGGTACAAAGCCGAACGGGCCGGAGTACCGCTGGTCTTCGTTGACCCCCGCAACACCTCCCGGCAGTGCCCCGCTTGCGGGCACGCCGAGCGGGCCAACCGTCCCACGCAAGCACTGTTTCGATGCGTAGCCTGCGGCTACTCTGGGGCTGCGGACTACGTCGCAGCCGTGAACATCGCTGTTCGCGGCTGGGCCGCTGTAAACCGGCCATACCTGGGGGAAGCGAGTCGTGTTAGTCTGCATGGCTCTGTCCCTGGAAGCCCCCGGCTTTAG